One genomic segment of Pongo pygmaeus isolate AG05252 chromosome 19, NHGRI_mPonPyg2-v2.0_pri, whole genome shotgun sequence includes these proteins:
- the LOC129016721 gene encoding collagen alpha-1(I) chain-like: MMRPREVAPAGGSPLVTGGAFRVSSPRPLPLLPERPSRRHRAGCGAHGPGSRGQERRRGRRDPPAGPVARARARGRSAPGSAQLASGAAGAAVSSSPRAAPGKGRHARATCRARGVLPWPPGRPGSRAACVGPCDAATQPQAELARLVTPSPGAPGPCPGPRRTRRTLDLARGPAPSPPRSSGALGWETPLGCAAWEEPAEGVVGTRWQEEQHQPWSHHFPRSPHPGREGRGCRTGASHNPLPLQGGHGRREFQVIGAAPRKGPHGQLAAVGCCECP; encoded by the coding sequence ATGATGCGCCCCCGAGAGGTGGCTCCCGCCGGAGGCTCCCCTCTGGTCACAGGAGGCGCCTTTAGGGTCTCCAGCCCTCGGCCGCTCCCCCTGCTCCCGGAACGCCCCTCGCGGAGGCACAGGGCGGGCTGCGGAGCCCACGGCCCAGGGTCTCGCGGGCAGGAGAGGCGGCGTGGGCGCCGTGACCCACCTGCCGGGCCGGTGGCGCGCGCGCGTGCCCGGGGCCGCTCGGCGCCTGGGAGCGCGCAACTAGCGTCCGGCGCTGCGGGGGCCGCAGTGAGCTCATCTCCTCGCGCGGCGCCGGGGAAGGGCCGGCACGCCCGCGCCACCTGCCGGGCCCGCGGGGTACTGCCCTGGCCTCCAGGCCGCCCCGGAAGCCGCGCCGCCTGCGTGGGACCCTGCGACGCTGCCACCCAGCCGCAGGCGGAACTCGCTCGGCTCGTCACCCCTTCACCCGGTGCGCCTGGGCCGTGTCCGGGCCCACGCCGGACCCGCCGGACCCTCGATCTTGCGCGTGGCCCCGCACCCAGCCCTCCCCGGAGCTCAGGTGCACTGGGCTGGGAGACACCGCTGGGCTGCGCGGCGTGGGAGGAGCCTGCAGAGGGCGTGGTGGGGACCCGGTGGCAGGAGGAACAGCATCAGCCCTGGTCGCACCACtttccccgctccccccacccagGTAGAGAAGGCAGGGGCTGCAGGACCGGGGCCAGCCACAACCCTCTCCCGCTCCAAGGAGGACATGGGCGAAGGGAGTTTCAGGTCATAGGGGCAGCCCCGAGAAAGGGGCCCCATGGGCAACTCGCGGCCGTCGGTTGTTGCGAGTGCCCCTGA
- the MIF4GD gene encoding MIF4G domain-containing protein isoform X2 — MGEPSREEYKIQSFDAETQQLLKTALKAPSLECTAACFETEDGEYSVCQRSYSNCSRLMPSRCNTQHRNPGAVDLEKVANVIVDHSLQDCVFSKEAGRMCYAIIQAESKQAGQSVFRRGLLNRLQQEYQAREQLRARSLQGWVCYVTFICNIFDYLRVNNIPMMALVNPVYDCLFRLAQPDSLSKEEEVDCLVLQLHRVGEQLEKMNGQRMDELFVLIRDGFLLPTGLSSLAQLLLLEIIEFRAAGWKTTPAAHKYYYSEVSD; from the exons ATGGGGGAGCCCAGTAGAGAGGAGTATAAAATCCAGTCCTTTGATGCAGAGACCCAGCAGCTGCTGAAGACAGCACTCAAAG CCCCGTCTCTTGAATGCACAGCTGCCTGCTTTGAGACAGAAGATGGAGAATATTCCGTTTGCCAGAGGAGCTATAGTAATTGCTCTCGCCTGATGCCTTCCCGCTGTAACACGCAGCACAGAA ATCCGGGTGCTGTGGACTTGGAGAAAGTGGCCAATGTGATTGTGGACCATTCTCTGCAGGACTGTGTGTTCAGCAAGGAAGCAGGACGCATGTGCTACGCCATCATTCAG GCAGAGAGTAAACAAGCAGGCCAGAGTGTCTTCCGGCGTGGACTCCTCAACCGGCTGCAGCAAGAGTACCAGGCTCGGGAGCAGCTGCGAGCACGCTCCCTGCAGGGCTGGGTCTGCTATGTCACCTTTATCTGCAACATCTTTGACTACCTGAGG GTGAACAACATACCCATGATGGCCCTGGTGAACCCTGTCTATGACTGCCTCTTCCGGCTGGCCCAGCCAGACAGTTTGagcaaggaggaggag GTGGACTGTTTGGTGCTGCAGCTGCACCGGGTTGGGGAGCAGCTGGAGAAAATGAATGGGCAGCGCATGGATGAGCTCTTTGTGCTGATCCGGGATGGCTTCCTGCTCCCAACTGGCCTCAGCTCCCTggcccagctgctgctgctggagaTCATTGAGTTCCGGGCGGCCGGCTGGAAGACGACACCAGCTGCCCACAAGTATTACTACAGCGAAGTCTCCGACTAG
- the MIF4GD gene encoding MIF4G domain-containing protein isoform X1: MGEPSREEYKIQSFDAETQQLLKTALKDPGAVDLEKVANVIVDHSLQDCVFSKEAGRMCYAIIQAESKQAGQSVFRRGLLNRLQQEYQAREQLRARSLQGWVCYVTFICNIFDYLRVNNIPMMALVNPVYDCLFRLAQPDSLSKEEEVDCLVLQLHRVGEQLEKMNGQRMDELFVLIRDGFLLPTGLSSLAQLLLLEIIEFRAAGWKTTPAAHKYYYSEVSD; the protein is encoded by the exons ATGGGGGAGCCCAGTAGAGAGGAGTATAAAATCCAGTCCTTTGATGCAGAGACCCAGCAGCTGCTGAAGACAGCACTCAAAG ATCCGGGTGCTGTGGACTTGGAGAAAGTGGCCAATGTGATTGTGGACCATTCTCTGCAGGACTGTGTGTTCAGCAAGGAAGCAGGACGCATGTGCTACGCCATCATTCAG GCAGAGAGTAAACAAGCAGGCCAGAGTGTCTTCCGGCGTGGACTCCTCAACCGGCTGCAGCAAGAGTACCAGGCTCGGGAGCAGCTGCGAGCACGCTCCCTGCAGGGCTGGGTCTGCTATGTCACCTTTATCTGCAACATCTTTGACTACCTGAGG GTGAACAACATACCCATGATGGCCCTGGTGAACCCTGTCTATGACTGCCTCTTCCGGCTGGCCCAGCCAGACAGTTTGagcaaggaggaggag GTGGACTGTTTGGTGCTGCAGCTGCACCGGGTTGGGGAGCAGCTGGAGAAAATGAATGGGCAGCGCATGGATGAGCTCTTTGTGCTGATCCGGGATGGCTTCCTGCTCCCAACTGGCCTCAGCTCCCTggcccagctgctgctgctggagaTCATTGAGTTCCGGGCGGCCGGCTGGAAGACGACACCAGCTGCCCACAAGTATTACTACAGCGAAGTCTCCGACTAG
- the MRPS7 gene encoding small ribosomal subunit protein uS7m, translating to MGSSWPAKMAAPAVKVARGWLGLALGVRPAVLQLPGLTQVRWSRYNPEFKDPLIDKEYYRKPVEELTEEEKYDRELKKTQLIKAAPAGKTSSVFEDPVISKFTNMMMIGGNKVLARSLMTQTLEAVKRKQFEKYHAASAEEQATIERNPYTIFHQALKNCEPMIGLVPILKGGRFYQVPVPLPDRRRRFLAMKWMITECRDRKHQRTLMPEKLSHKLLEAFHNQGPVIKRKHDMHKMAEANRALAHYRWW from the exons ATGGGGTCCTCGTGGCCAGCCAAGATGGCTGCCCCCGCAGTGAAGGTTGCCCGAGGATGGTTGGGCCTGGCGTTGGGCGTGCGACCGGCTGTCTTGCAGCTTCCAGG GCTAACTCAGGTGAGATGGAGTCGCTATAATCCTGAATTCAAGGATCCCTTGATTGACAAGGAATATTATCGCAAGCCTGTGGAGGAGCTAACTGAGGAGGAGAAATATGATCGGGAGCTCAAGAAGACTCAGCTCATCAAAGCTGCTCCAGCAGGGAAAACAAGTTCTGTGTTTGAAGACCCAGTCATCAG TAAATTCACCAACATGATGATGATAGGGGGAAACAAAGTACTGGCCAGATCCCTCATGACTCAG ACTCTGGAAGCTGTGAAAAGGAAGCAGTTTGAGAAGTACCATGCCGCTTCTGCAGAGGAACAGGCAACCATCGAACGCAACCCCTACACCATCTTCCATCAAGCACTGAAAAACTGTGAGCCTATGATTGGGCTGGTACCCATCCTCAAGGGAGGCCGTTTCTACCAG GTCCCTGTACCCCTACCCGACCGGCGTCGCCGCTTCCTAGCCATGAAGTGGATGATCACTGAGTGCCGGGATAGAAAGCACCAGCGGACACTGATGCCGGAGAAGCTGTCACACAAGCTGCTGGAGGCTTTCCATAACCAGGGCCCCGTGATCAAGAGGAAGCATGACATGCACAAGATGGCAGAGGCCAACCGTGCCTTGGCCCACTACCGCTGGTGGTAG